One genomic region from Cucumis melo cultivar AY chromosome 9, USDA_Cmelo_AY_1.0, whole genome shotgun sequence encodes:
- the LOC103504626 gene encoding (S)-N-methylcoclaurine 3'-hydroxylase-like protein: protein MLIPSFSILLPSLLLLLPIFIILKHIKSPSSKLPLPPGPNPWPILGNLLQIGQNAHISITQFANIYGPLISLKLGAQRLIVASSPAAATAVLKTQDRLLSARYIFQMTPDRALHDQHSLVFSPECGDQWKNLRSLCKVNLFTAKAIESQAILREKKMKELVKFLESKQGSVVEVKDFVFTSVFNTLSNLIFSMDLLDFVGDGFKGIKGPFKKMMDLGLTPNLADFYPLLRRFDLQGLKNKADIYKNEVDSLWGILIKERREIHCQQGSASNDFLDVLIQSGFDDQQINALIIELLSAGTDTTTTTVEWAMSEILKDKDILNKVREEMKKVTKENRPIDESNISELQYLWRCVKETLRLHPPAPFLLPRLAPMDCEVMGYSIPKDSMVFVNVWGIGRDPSVWEDSQTFNPQRFDVGCGNDNVDFKGYDYRYIFAIWWRKKNLPWSSNGHCASSFDFSHINSQL from the exons ATGTTGATTCCTTCATTTTCGATTCTTCTtccatctcttcttcttctacttccaATTTTCATTATTCTCAAACACATCAAATCTCCATCTTCAAAACTCCCACTTCCTCCTGGTCCAAATCCATGGCCAATCTTAGGAAATCTCCTTCAGATTGGTCAAAATGCTCACATTTCCATCACCCAATTTGCCAATATCTATGGCCCTTTAATCTCCCTCAAGCTTGGAGCTCAGCGTCTCATCGTCGCTTCTTCTCCGGCTGCCGCCACTGCAGTTCTCAAGACGCAAGACCGCCTTCTCTCCGCTCGATACATCTTCCAAATGACCCCTGATAGAGCACTCCACGATCAACACTCTCTTGTTTTCTCCCCTGAATGTGGAGATCAATGGAAGAATTTGAGGTCACTTTGTAAAGTGAACTTGTTTACGGCTAAAGCAATTGAATCACAAGCTATTTTgagagagaagaagatgaaggaatTAGTGAAATTTCTGGAATCAAAGCAAGGATCTGTTGTGGAGGTTAAGGATTTTGTCTTTACCTCTGTTTTCAATACACTTTCTAACTTGATTTTCTCGATGGATTTGCTTGATTTTGTTGGTGATGGGTTTAAGGGGATTAAAGGGCCTTTCAAGAAAATGATGGATTTGGGTTTGACTCCAAATTTGGCTGATTTTTATCCATTGTTGAGAAGGTTTGATCTTCAAGGTCTTAAAAATAAAGCTGACATTTACAAGAATGAAGTTGATTCTTTGTGGGGGATTCTTattaaagaaagaagagaaattcATTGTCAACAAGGTTCAGCTTCAAATGATTTCTTGGATGTCTTGATTCAAAGTGGATTCGATGATCAACAAATCAATGCCTTGATTATT GAATTGCTATCTGCAGGCACAGACACAACTACAACAACAGTGGAATGGGCAATGTCAGAGATTCTAAAAGACAAAGACATACTAAACAAAGTAAGAGAGGAAATGAAGAAGGTAACAAAGGAAAACCGGCCCATTGATGAATCCAACATTTCTGAGCTTCAATATCTATGGCGTTGTGTGAAAGAAACCCTAAGACTACACCCACCTGCCCCATTTCTTCTTCCACGCTTAGCTCCAATGGATTGCGAAGTTATGGGATACTCAATCCCAAAAGACAGTATGGTTTTTGTCAATGTTTGGGGAATTGGGAGAGACCCTTCAGTTTGGGAAGATTCTCAAACATTCAATCCTCAAAGATTTGATGTTGGTTGTGGTAATGATAATGTGGATTTTAAAGGGTATGATTATAGGTATATATTTGCCATTTGGTGGAGGAAGAAGAATTTGCCCTGGTCTTCCAATGGCCATTGTGCAAGTTCCTTTGATTTTAGCCACATTAATTCACAACTTTGA